From Arachis hypogaea cultivar Tifrunner chromosome 3, arahy.Tifrunner.gnm2.J5K5, whole genome shotgun sequence:
TCTTCGTCAGGCCGGTGCATTGATATTTGATTGTAGCCGGAATAAGCATCCATaaagctcagataccggtaccccGCCGCCGCGTCAACGAGTGCATCAATATTGGGGAAggggtagcagtccttggggcatgctttgttgagatcgaaATAATCCACACACATCCTCCATCTCCCATTGTGATTTTTTACCGAAACCACATTCGATAGCCAGGTCGAGTAGTCTAGCTCTCGGATAAACCCCGCCTCGAGGAGGCTAGCCGACTGCAtggccacctcctctgctctCTCGTGTGACATCTTCCTTTTCCTTTGAGCCACTGGTCGGGCCTCCGGTTTGACGGCCAAGTGATGTGACATGAGTTGGGGGTCTATTCCCAGCATGTCGGCTGGCGTCCAAGCAAACAAATCGCCATTGGCCCTGATCATTTCCActagaggctctttcaattcatgTGGGAGGTTTCTGTTTACGAATGTGAACTTCTCCCCCGTGTCCCCGACCCTAAACTTTTCCAGGTCCCCCTCTGGTTCGGGTCTGGACTTGTCGTCGACTCTAGCATCCAGGTCGGCGAGGAAAACCCCCGAAACTTCTTTAGATTTTTTCCTTAAGGAGAGACTGAcgttgtcgcaagcgactgccgtttTCAAATCTCCTTTTATGGATCCTACGGATCCGTCATCAACGACTAATTTCATTACCACCATCTTCGTACTGATCACTGCTCCGAGGTCGTTGATAGTCTTCCTCCCTAGGATGACGTTGTAGGCCGTGGAGTCTCGTAGGACCACGAACTCGGCCATTACCGACCTTCGCCCCTGTCTTGACCCTACGGATATTGGTAGGGAGATTATCTCatctggcttgatgaagtggtcgcccaaACCCACAACACCGTGTTGGTACGTCTTTAAATCGGCATCCTGTAGACCCAAGGCATCGAACACGTTGCAGAACATGATATTCGAGTCAGCCCCGGTGTCCACGAGGATACGCTTGATGAGGTTAGTTCCCactctggccgtgatgaccatgggaggTTTTTCGTAGCCTCATCGAACCATTGGTCCTCCGGACCGAATGAGATGGACGGGAGCCTTTTGGAGCCTCGCACGGAGGATGAGGAGACCGTCAGAACCTTGGCGTCTTTCTTGTGTGCCGACCTCAACCTTGGAGGTGCCTCTCTTGCTGTTACCACGTTCACTATGGTAAGGCCGTGCTCGTTGTCCTCAAGCTCGTGACGTCGCTTCACCACGCAGGTCTTGTCCTCTCCCTCGCGGTCACGATCTCGCCTCCTTGGCTCCCTGATGAGATGGGAGAACTCGGCCAGTTTTCCATCCCGAATCGCTTGTTTTAGCGCGTCCTTCAAGTCGAAGCAATCCTGAGTCTTGTGTCTATAGCCTTTGTGGTAGTCACAATAGAGGCTCTTGTTTCCCCTGGTCCGGTCCTTCAGAGGTCGGGGTTTCGACAAAATTCCATTCTCGGCTATCTGTTAATAAACTTCTATGATGGGGACGGTGAGCGGGGTGTAATTGGTGAACTTCCCGACTCGAGGAAACGGCCTTTGTGTCTCGCTCGAACCGCCGTCTCTGGCGTGTTCCTTCTGTCTTTCTCCGCTACCATGTTGCCGGGTTTGATTATAGGAGGGCTGCCGCTTGTTGGCAGCCACGACTTGACTGACTTTTTCATCGTTAATGTATTCCCTGGCTACACTttggatctcctgcattgtccacACTGGCTTCGTGGTGAGGTGCTTTCTAAAATCCTCATTCAGAAGTCTGTTCGTCAGACacaggctggccaccgaatcgGTTAGGCCGTCTATTTCCAAACACTCATCGTTAAATCGGTCCAAGTATTTTCTAGTCGGCTCACCGTGCCTTTGTGTCACCCCGAGTAACTTATCGAGTGTTTCGCCTTCGCGATTCAGGTAGTGAATTGGGCTAAGAAAGCGCGACTAATGTCCGAAAATCTAGCCAACGAGCCCTGCGGGAGGTTGTTAAACCACCGTATTGCAGGTCCCGCTAGGGTGACTGAGAAGGTGCAGCACCTGACCTCGTCGCTTACCCCTTCCAAATTCATTCTTGCCTCGAAGGCCGTCAGATGTTCCTGTGGATCTTGAGTTCCATCATACCTCATATCCGTCGGATTATCAAAGTGCTTTGGTAGCCGGACTTCGAGGATGGAATGGTGAAAACGGGTTACCCCCATGATCACATGTCGTCGCGCTCTCGTCATTATTTCTCCGTCATCCTCCCAACCTCGCCCCGTGGCGCGAGTTCCTCGAGGTCGGGCGTAGATGAAGGGGTCGTGTCGTCTTATCAGGTGTTCCTGGTCCTCCCAATTACTTTTCGATTCCGATCTTGAGGTGGGAGTGCACTGGGAGCAGCTTCTGTGGAAGGTTCTTCCTCGACTCTCGGGAGACGGGGAGTAATTGGGATCGGAAGTTTGTTGATAGTGCTCCTGATCCGCCAGTTGGCGCTCCAAGTTCTGCACCCTATGGCGCAGTTCTTGCATTATCCTAGTACTATCACCGCCGGTTCCCCCAAAGGGGCGTCTTTCTTGGGCCCTTGAATGTGACTCGGTATGTCGCGGGGGGTATCTCTGCCGCTCCCGGGGAGAAGCGACGGAGGCTGCCCCCTCAAGGCCTGCTCCGCGGCCATGGTCCCCTGGACCATGTACGATGTCCATTTAGGTAGTTCCCACAGACGGCGTCAATGTTTGGTAGCTCGGGTACCGAACGGTTTGGGGAGATCCCTCGGGTGGTAAGGTAAGGTTTCTGCCTGGTTCAGGGTTGCGGAGATGGAGCTGGAGCAGCCGACTTCCCGAGTTTCTGGTGTggaggggggtgtcacctgcaaagacactccgacgcccaagtcaATTGAGTGTGCAGGCAAAAAAAGGGGGATAAAGTGGTGTGTGTcataccttgggggaggggtaagaccctccccttatataccgTGTCAGAAGTAAGTCCCGTAAGGGCAGAACACACATTTCCCGAAGCTTTCTCACACAACTGTAGTAGAGAGCTGTCCGAGACGCGTGTCTGGATTGGTATTCGGTTGCCTCGCAcccgaccgttcgggtcgggtcGGCCCATGCTATAGGTGGGCCTGGCCGTACCAAATTCAAATgttattgaaaaaatatatataactacTTATTACATGGGCCAACAAAACTTTTAACAAATAAATCATCCTTCGTTAAAATTATGAAACACTAAGAAGTAAAGAACTAAACCTAAGGAGCTAActaaatcaaagcaattaaaCTCCATTGTGATTTGCATCGGGTACTACTGTTGAGTGTTGTATCCTAAAAGGCTGAAATTCACTTATGTGATATGGTACTAATGATAGaataccaaaaaataaataaataaacattgaAGAATGGAAGTACAAAACTTTTAACTCTTTCCACATTTGCCAATGTGTATCACATTAAAATCTTAACTATGAATGGCTGGCGGTTTAAACATAAAACCAGTCAAATGGAGAAAGGGGGAAACTCACCCCATAAATTAGATTAGATGAGTTACAACATTAATTTCCGCTGGACttgagaaaaacagaaaaaaataaaataaaataaaaattatagagaagaaatGAGTAAGAAAGAAATGTCTTCCCCCAGCAGCATTGCAACATGCCCTCCATTTAGGGATCTCAGAATCTGAATTCAGGATCCACATCCATTGCCCAAGTAAATTTTGCCAGCAGCGATTTGTTGAATATCTGAGCAtttcacaaaaaatatttaagtGACAAAATGAGTTCTATGATGACACAGGTCACAGCTCACCAAAGGAAACTATAAGCATAATTTGAGGTGTAAAACCACATGCCATCAATTAGGAAGCACTCAAACAGCAGCCCCCATACTGGATTTTGGTTTTATCAGTTGGGGAGACACATGGATAACTTCTATGGAACATTTATTTTCTCTCATGTGATCTTAGTTCTAATCTTTATATGATTGAAAAGCTCAAAACTGACTTTCCTGTGAAACTACTATTTTtgcatttgaaaaagaaataaaaagaaagaaaaagatgcagTGAACtagtattttgattatttttaaaattaatgcagGTAtgcaaaaactgatttttgatgATTTTATCCAAAAATATGCTGAAACACAACAAAATAACTTATCATATACAAGAAAAGAAGCCAGCACCTTTTCAATGGGAACCTCATGCCGTTTGCACCAGGCAACTGTAATCCTAGGGTCAAGATAGTTTATCTTGGACGTGCCCAATGCCACAGTTTTCAGATCTTCTTTTGTCTTCATATCGCGTTCCATTTTCTCAATCTTTGCATTGGTTTGAGAGATCTTTTTCTCTAGCCTGTGCATTACATTTACCAAAATTATACATCACATCTAATCAAAGCAATCATTAAGAATTTCGGAAAAGGTATATTACGCTTCAGGGGCTAAGGTCTTTTTTGTCTTTCCATCTGAACCCTTTAGAGGGGGCCTTCCTTTCCTTGCTCTGTCCAAATCTGTCTTTAGCTCCTTCAGAACATCCTACAAGATTAAGCCAAATCCAATTATATGTTTATGAGCCACAAGGCAAGTCTACTGTAAAACTCAAGCATATCAATCAAGAAATTCACCCAGTAACAAGTCCATTACCTGAAGCTCACCAATCTTGTTTGTTAACCTTTCAATTTGTGACGAGTGAGATTTTGAAACACTGCGTTGATGATTACAAATGATTGCAACCTTTTACGGAAAACACACGTCAATAAAACttgaacatgaaaaaaaaaaattacacaaatgcAATATCATTGGTATAAAGAATTGATCACTTAGTGAAATTACCTGTTTATTTGCATGTTGATAAACAAGAATCTTTTCGCCAACATCACCCTCTTTAGTTTCCTTATTCAACTGTTGTCACATGATTCCAGGAAAATTAAGCATGCAAGTCCATATATAATCCAACACAAGAAATCATCATAAATACATAAGAAATGAACTTTCCACTTGGAATATATCTAGAAGCACAAGGATTTATTATAGAATTTCATGGGTGAGTAGCTCCAAGAGAAGATTTTGTGTTTTTTCCCATGTGTATTGGCAGAGCTATTATATAGTTCTGTGCTTTGTACTATCATTTTTATATGACCTTCGACATGTAAAGAGGTAATCCAATATTCCAATGGTgccaaaattaaaatctaatagaAAATTTCAGTAGTTAAAATTGCCCTCTAACCTGAATGGATAAGGGTGGACGAAAGAGCACTTTCAATGTCAGACATAGAATTATTAACAAAATATACAAATGCCAATTGCTACTACACAGAACATGCTATTTCAATAAAGCAGTTCTTACCATATCATCCAACGTGATAGATGCATTGAATGTACGGAAGACCTTTGCAGTTAGGCCAGGCATGAGTTCCTTCAGATGAGCATTTAATTTACTTGTATCCAACTTGTCAAAAAGATCATCACCGGGGCGCTTATCTGAAAATTAATAACAGGAACGTATTTGAAAGCTTCTCACTTATAATGGTAACAAATAAAGTTTCtttgtctttttctcttcttttttttagtGATGGAAGACAGTTCCTGACCTTTTTGGAACTTCAAAATTGCATCGTAAACAGGAAGCTCAACCTCAACTGTATTCTCATACTTGATAGAATCTTTACCAAGGAAGTTAAACTGTAATTTAACGAAAAGGAAATATGCCAACCATCAAGTATAAATTGATCATAAACCACCTTAGGAGAGGGATTGGGAAAATTTTAGAATGTCCCAAAGGACATATATTCATCAACCCTTACTGAAAATTACCTTCAGTTTGTTGGGAGCTTCTCTGGTCACATTCTCCACTTTTAATGTACAACAACCAACAGTATCAGCTTCATCATCATCCTGAGGGAAAAAACACATGAAAACTTGAAGCAATATGTGAGGAAGAAGGCAATATATAAACTAAGAGACCATGCCAGGATTACACATTCAAAATATTCCAATTAATCCAGTTCACACAATTGTAGTTCCAGCCAGGATTATGAGAATAACCTCCTTTGAATCAACAAAGGAATATAATCCATCCATCAAAATAACCTTTTCAGTAAATACCAATCAAAAGGTCAAGATCTCATCCCAAACAACACAGGACTTTATTGCAACAACTGACAAACAAGCTCAGATTTTGCATTTTTGCCCCATTGTTTATGTGACATCTTAGAAATATTTGGAAAACAAAACtatcaaataaaacatgcaagtgATTTTCAATTTAGAATATGGACAACTTTAATTACACAAACAAGTGATTTTCATTCAAATTGACTTGATGATTTAATATATATTCCGGTATATAAATGTTTTGGTGAAGAGGGAATAGACAGATATTATACCTTCTCATTGCCAGCCCTCAGAGCTAATTTATCAATAAGATAAGTAGCAACAGCGATTTGCTGCTTAGTAATATCTTTACTCTTAAAATCTTTTGTGTAAGCAGCCCTAATGTTCTCTATATAATCCTGCACAGAGAAATCAAGAACCAATGGAATTGAATTCCATTTAAGTGTCATCCAAAAACAGTGTGCAAGAGAAAGACTAGTTCAAATAATCTAGCAATGCATGCAAGCACCTTCAACATCCTGGCTTTCTCATACTTTTCCTTGTCACTTTGACCCTTTAGGGCACTACTAGCTGCTAGAAACACGTATTTGAATAACTTTGGATTGATTGGGTCATTCCAAAAGGCTAACCATGTAACTGTATCATCATGCCTTATCTCCTTCCACCTGTAAGAttacaaaatttaatgataaaaaacagAGCCAaaagtcctcttttttggataaGATTTGATAGGCTCATACTTTTCGCCAGGAATAGGACATTCAGGAACTGGAGCATCCTTTCCAATATTAATTGTGATATCACTTGGATGAATGCGCCTTTTCAATTTTCCCATCTGATAAAATTGGTTGCAATCAGTGAATAGGTAATGGAAGCTACTGAAATGGGTAAATGTTCTGGAGATGCAGCCACTATTTGAATGAAACAATCAAATGAGGAAAATCTGCACATCAAACTCCAGTCAAATGTATCATTACCTTAGGATGCTCCCCACGGCCTCGGAACAATCCTGGTGGTTCAACTCTGAAATTACCAACCTGAAATAATAAAGATTTAATAAGAACTAGTCGTAGTTTGATCCCTCCACCGCccccttttttctcttttctataaTGAATAGCATTATGAggatatatttaaaaattgaaagcttgaatgaaaaatgtgtataatagatataaaaacACAAACAATTATACTGAAATATTAACAATATAAACACAATGATGTCATGTTGCACGTGCATTCTTCTCAATTTTTGCCTTGATTTCTAATGTGCCATTGACTTAATACTAGAGTGAAACTCATATTGATAGATAAAACCCAAAGACTAGATTGCAAGTTACACCAGCAAAACTTCCTTAAGTTGAAGGATATGAAAACAATTTACCAAACAATACATGGATAATAGACACGGAAAGGTATGAAATGGTAATCAGAGGATTGTTGGTGCCCCAGTGGTCCAGACTCGCAGACCAATCCAGCACCAACTAAAGATCAAAATATAAAGTGAAAGTGAACATTCAAATTTGATAACAAAAATTCCTAACAACCTCTAAAGCAAGACCAAGTAAAGAGAATGTAACACATTACTTCTCCTGCAAAATATAATGGCCTGATCACTGGTCATAAATTCTCcagaaaatcctaagaaagaaATCCAAAAGATAAATTGACATATTTTTTGAGAAAAGGGAAACCAGACTAAACCTTCTCTTTCACACCATCAACAATGGCCCACATGTATTTCTCTTCTTGTTTTGTTTTCTCCTCCTTCAAGGCCTTCTTCTCCTGCAGACGAACAGCTTTAACACTTAACAATCAAATAAATGACTTATGAAATTCAAAGATTAATTAAGTAGCCAATACGAACATACATACATGCAGATGTAACTGTGTACGGATATACAAACATAGAACATCTAATCCCAGATCCTTAAAAATGAGACTGATGTTGGGCCGACAACGGGGTCACAACTGTAAAATTTAGCAGGACGATTGCAAATTGACCTAGTTGCTTCTCTACTCCCTACCGGAAGTTGTTAACAAATCAACAAACTTGTATCTTGCAAGATCAACAAACTATGTAGAGCATGACCAAAGACATGAAGTACTCTATTATTAGGACTACATAGATGTACAGCTAAATTCAAAATTACATCTCTCTAAAACAAATCACTGCATGCATATATCGGGTGCAAACCAGAAATCCTAAGAGCAAAAGTAATGCTTTAATATATCAAAttctattattaataatgaaaataTTGAGAAGTCTATAAAAAAGCTACCAACTTACATCTGCAGtcatttgttttttcttttccttttcacttTGGAACCAGTTGTAAATTGGTCTAAAGTCACAATCTTTCAAATTCTGAATTACATGATTCTTTCCTAGCAATTTACGCCAATCAGTCCAGAAATTTTCCTTGAACTTTTCTTTCAGCATGTAATCTGTATCTAGCATGACTGCATACATTGTTGCAACCTGCAATATGTATTTTAGTTCATAATACTGTCAGCTACTCTAAGGTAAGAGACTTTATAAATTGAAGAACATTAATTAACAAGAGCAATCAGtcacttgaagatgaaagaacacAGTTTCCAGAGAAAAGACCTAACCTCCTCTTGCTCGGGAGTTAAATCAACATCTTGATCCTTGTAGCGCATCTTTATCCCATGGGGCTTGTAAGGAGGAGGGAAAATGACGCCATTGTGAACCAAAGTTGTCCATTTTTTCTGGCCGTCACCAGAGCTAGGAAGAAGTTTAGTGGATTTGGAATATTCTGAACCACTTCCTGATTTTTTCAACTTCTTGTTTTTGGCTTGTTTCTTAAAAGATTTGGTACTAGCCTTATTAACTTTAGTGATCTTTGTCACCTGTTTTATAGAAGATGATTTATTAGCTGATGTGGCCGATTTCTTGATTCTCTGGGAAATAggtacatcatcatcatcatcctctacCTTTGGCTCAACTTTCATAGAGCTTTGCTTAGGCTTCACTGACGAGGCTGGCTCTGAAATCTTTGACTTCTTTGCAGAAGAGTTCATGGAATTACTGTTATCTATGGGTCTTTTATTACTTGCCCCAGAACCATTTTGTGGCTCTTTCTGAACTTTTGGAATAGGCTTTTTCTGATCAGAGTTGTCATAATTACTACTGGATGTTCCCATGTTTGAATTCCAGTTTATCTTTGTTGACAAAGGGACATTATCATCAGAATCAGAATTATCATCAGACTTCTTGATGATGACCGGGGTTGCTTTGTTGTGGTTACTGTTCACCTTCAACCTAGCACTCAATGGTTTATTATCCTCCTCATCCTCTGAATCTTCAGAATAATTCTTTGAAGAATCTTTGATtgattttgtttcctttttaaCATCACcagacactttctgattaataaGAGGCTTTGGTTTATCTCCTGGATGAGGAGGTTTTGAATTTGCCATAGGCAACTTGGCAGAAGTGGAGTTGGCAAGTGAATTTGGTCGTTTTGAGACACCTACAGGAGATCTCAAAGGAGATGTCAAAGGCGAAGCCTTAGCCGATGGAACAGTATTACCCTTctgtgcactagagcttgaagaTGATGGTGACCTCAAGGGTGACACCTTAGCCGATGGAGCAGCATTACCCTTCTGTGCACTAGCGCTTGAAGATGTGGGTGATCTCAATGGTGAAGCCTTAGCAGATGGAGCAGCATTACCCTTTTGTGCATTAGAGCTTGAAGATGGGGGGGATCTTAATGATGAAGCCTTAGCAGATGAGGAATTATTACCCCTCTGTGCACTAGAGCTAGAAGATTGACCATTTGAAGAAGGCACGCCAGAAATCCTCTTGTATGTATGACCATCTTGACTATGTGAAATTGACTTCTTTACATCTGAATGCAATTGGCTTTTCTTATTCGATGAGTACCGTTTTATAGTTAACGGCATattatcatcatcgtcatcatcaaaCTTGTTGGGCAAAACTGGTTTGTCAGAAGCCTCAACAGCCATTATTCAACTTTAGAAAGTGTTGGCATGCGCATCACATATAATTCTGCTGTGAAGAAAAGAATTTTACATTAAGAATAACAACCAAATAAAGAATCACTTACACAGCACTGCAGGAGCAGTAGATTTCAATTCCAAGATAAGGGTAAGCAATCTCATCCATTTGCCACAGCTAATGAATATAACATATGGTAGCCCATTAAAACAAAGGGACTCTGGACTCCTCAATTATCTCACATGGGGGAGAACAATATAACcctaaagcaaaagaaaaaacaatACCAAACCCCACAACCCTAATACTTTCTGAGACAAACTCAAGTTGTATTTGATTTTTCTATTAGGGGAAAAGTAAAACACAACTCTTATATAAAGACGAAGAACAACGAAAAATCACCAATTCCTAATTCACACCACCAAGCTCTCAGAAGCTGCGAAAAAACTAAGTATCAGCAAAACACAATAAACGATAAGCTAAAATTCACATAACCCAATACCAAATTTCAGCAGAGAACAAAAAGGGCACATGTAAAACATTTTAACCCCAAACAACacccgccaccaccaccaccagcaccaccaccaccaacaactaGTCTAAAAATGTCAATGAAATTAACctccaagaaaaacaaagaaacaatCAAGAATTAAATCATTAGTGCGTAAGGCTTATGGGGCGGTATCggtacaaaagaaaagctaaAAAAAGAAGGGGAATAACAAGTGCATGTAATAAAAGGGGGGGAAATGCAGATAAGCAAAAGATCCATGccatttaaacataaaataaaattgaagagagATAAAACGCAAtgaaataaagaattaattaattaattagcatACTCACGGAGAGAAAGAATAAGAATAAGGAATGGCGGTGGTGGAAGTGAAGAgtgaatagatagatagatagatagatagatagagatAGAGAGGAATATGGCGGAGAAGTGCGAAGGTAAGGTGAGGTGAGGTGAGGTGAGGGTAGCTGACAGATACAacaaataaagagagagaaaagagaggggaAGGGAAGGGAACGAGTTAGGGTGAGTCGAGTCGAGTTGAACTCAGCAAAATTTGGGAACTTACGATTATATGaatgaattgaaagaaaacagAAAGAGAGGGGTCACAGGTGTCAGGTTCAGCGTCCGGTGACTTTGGTCAGCTAACGTTTTCCTCCTCCATATCCCACCCCTTCTCATTTTTCTACTGCTCTCTTTGTTCGGACCCCCCCAATACCCCTTCACCCTACCCATTTCAATAGGCCCAAGCCCATATCTCAACTCGGCTCAATATATTGTTTCAATGGCATTAATTATAATTTGGATTGCTGTAACTATAAAAATGCGAACCAATTTGAGTTGGTCACTCGTTCTTAAATAGAAAGtccttaaataaaaatatattttaataatttaattggtATGCTTTTTTAAGATGATCCATTATTTTGTATTCTTACACAATAGTTAGGTTTGTAGTTGTCCTTCTTAAATTTcaacatgtattattattattattattattattaagaccACAACAAGAGAATTAACatgtaattatataaataaaatttgaaaaaattaagattttatgtaaaattgaaaagataaattaaacatataaaattctaaccaaatttaaattatatatcatttagaATTGATGAACTTATTCAAGATCTTGAAATCAATAAGTTTtaagaaataaatcaaaattctaaCTATAGAATAAACAACTTGATGTTTGTATAATTAGGTTGTCCTAAACATTATTAGTAAGCATTGAGATGGTAAAATATTGAATGATAGCTCTGAATAATtaacacaaagaaaaaaaaactcagaggTATTAGTAAGTATGACTAATAGTAATTAATATcactacaaaaatattaaaagaaaagttaTCCTAGATGTACAaggaaaaaaatccaaattaatagAGTTATAGTAAATGAATTCTTTTAAAGACATCTAATTTCTTATTCAAATGTATCAGGACAAGAATAACAACAAATAGACAAACACTTTtgattcaataaataagtatctTTATCATTATATctaaaaagtattttaataaaaattatataaaaatttaaatttcaatgtatttatcaaaataaaaaatttaaaatttttttatcaattaaacaCAAATACTTATTAGTTATATCAATTTATTTGTTGAGTACACACATTGCCTACATTTaacttttattaaaaatcttATTTCAACTTTATAGCTTAAAAATACATATTGGATGTATATAAtcctttatttttatgaattcatttttttagtatattttttattgataaattttaaaagTCAATATGAGAAAAtactgaaaaaaataaattattacgtATCATTCAtaggttaaaataataaaaaataacccgcctaaaataatattttgcatatatttttaagaatttaaaaaatgagtATAGTTAAATAATTGTGTTTTAGGAATTTAATATTTTAGAGTAAAATTaaagtcaatttttttattatttagtgacattttttaatttaaaataaaaaatatgaataaattaagAAGTATTTTCAtactactttaatttttatttatttttaacattgTCAAGCTTTTATAATGTTCATAtccattataataattattatagaaAAATTTACTATAATTCATGTACTCCCAAATAAAAATATGGAAGaaatacttataaaattattCACAAACTATTTATGAGATGAATTCCTatactttattaatattttagaGTAGCTGTTAGTGTTATTAATAATCTAAGACCTTATTTTTTTTGACACATTTGCAATTGTTCTGAAAGTATTACTAGTATCTAGATGATTATTTTCCAacataaattgatattttttaaatcttttgtcATAGTAATTTCTTCCTTCGTTCTTACAATTACTAATATTGAATTACTTGTATATGAATTGACCATTTTGTAACGAAACATTGATCATTTTAAAGTACTTGTTTTAACGAAGCTGCATAATTTCTGCAACTATTTTTTCTCATATCTTGagtatatattttgtattaatgACATTTAAAATCTTTCTACTTAACACTTTTCTACTTATGAGGTATAATATATACACATACTAT
This genomic window contains:
- the LOC112789352 gene encoding DNA topoisomerase 1; translation: MAVEASDKPVLPNKFDDDDDDNMPLTIKRYSSNKKSQLHSDVKKSISHSQDGHTYKRISGVPSSNGQSSSSSAQRGNNSSSAKASSLRSPPSSSSNAQKGNAAPSAKASPLRSPTSSSASAQKGNAAPSAKVSPLRSPSSSSSSAQKGNTVPSAKASPLTSPLRSPVGVSKRPNSLANSTSAKLPMANSKPPHPGDKPKPLINQKVSGDVKKETKSIKDSSKNYSEDSEDEEDNKPLSARLKVNSNHNKATPVIIKKSDDNSDSDDNVPLSTKINWNSNMGTSSSNYDNSDQKKPIPKVQKEPQNGSGASNKRPIDNSNSMNSSAKKSKISEPASSVKPKQSSMKVEPKVEDDDDDVPISQRIKKSATSANKSSSIKQVTKITKVNKASTKSFKKQAKNKKLKKSGSGSEYSKSTKLLPSSGDGQKKWTTLVHNGVIFPPPYKPHGIKMRYKDQDVDLTPEQEEVATMYAVMLDTDYMLKEKFKENFWTDWRKLLGKNHVIQNLKDCDFRPIYNWFQSEKEKKKQMTADEKKALKEEKTKQEEKYMWAIVDGVKEKVGNFRVEPPGLFRGRGEHPKMGKLKRRIHPSDITINIGKDAPVPECPIPGEKWKEIRHDDTVTWLAFWNDPINPKLFKYVFLAASSALKGQSDKEKYEKARMLKDYIENIRAAYTKDFKSKDITKQQIAVATYLIDKLALRAGNEKDDDEADTVGCCTLKVENVTREAPNKLKFNFLGKDSIKYENTVEVELPVYDAILKFQKDKRPGDDLFDKLDTSKLNAHLKELMPGLTAKVFRTFNASITLDDMLNKETKEGDVGEKILVYQHANKQVAIICNHQRSVSKSHSSQIERLTNKIGELQDVLKELKTDLDRARKGRPPLKGSDGKTKKTLAPEALEKKISQTNAKIEKMERDMKTKEDLKTVALGTSKINYLDPRITVAWCKRHEVPIEKIFNKSLLAKFTWAMDVDPEFRF